AGTATTTGAAGCACTTTTTTCTTTAtacagacttatttatttttgagagagagagagcatgagcgaagggcaaagggaaagggagaaagaatctcaagcagacctctCACCGAGCACGGGAGTGGTACacggggctcaacctcacaaccaaGAGATCACAACTGGagtgaaaaccaagagtcgggtgcttaactgactggggcACCCTGCCACCCCGTGAAAGGCTTTCTTGATGCCTCAGTCAAGTCAAGGGGGCAAGAAGGGGTGTTTGAGTAGGATTTAAAGGCCAAGCAATGCACCCATGGAGGACTGCTGGTAAGTGACAGAGTGAAATAATGCCAGAAGGACAGGTGAAATACAGTGTTGGTATATTTACTCTTCCTCTCTACTTGGAAATTTTTCCTCTTATCCTGGCATCTGACTTTTGGAATTCGTTTTACTAGAAATGTTAATCTCTTAAACTTCAATTAGTAGGTACATCTTGTTTCTTTAATAAAAGATCACGATGGGGGGTGGCGGCGGCCAGCAGCAGCTAAGTTGCTTCGAGGGGGAGTCCAAGGTAGCAGGGACGAGGAGACGGGACGCTGGGGCGGATTCTTGGGGGACATCCCAGATGACCGGTTCTAACGAGTTCAAACTGAACCAGCCACCCGAGGACGGCATTTCCTCGGTGAAGTTCAGCCCCAACACCTCCCAGTTCCTCCTGGTCTCGTCCTGGGACACGTCGGTGCGCCTCTACGACGTGCCTGCCAACTCCATGCGGCTCAAGTACCAGCACACCGGCGCCGTCCTGGACTGTGCCTTCTACGATCCAACACATGCTTGGAGTGGAGGATTAGACCATCAATTGAAAATGCATGATTTGAACACTGATCAAGAAAATCTCATCGGAACCCATGATGCCCCTATCAGATGTGTTGAATATTGCCCAGAAGTGAATGTGATGGTGACAGGGAGTTGGGATCAGACAGTTAAACTGTGGGATCCCAGAACTCCTTGTAATGCAGGGACCTTCTCTCAGCCCGAAAAGGTGTACACCCTCTCAGTGTCTGGAGACCGGCTGATTGTGGGCACTGCAGGTCGCAGAGTGCTGGTGTGGGACTTACGGAACACGGGCTACGTGCAGCAGCGCCGGGAGTCCAGCCTCAAGTACCAGACTCGCTGCATCCGGGCATTTCCCAACAAGCAGGGCTATGTATTAAGCTCCATAGAAGGCCGAGTGGCAGTTGAGTACTTGGACCCAAGCCCTGAGGTGCAGAAGAAGAAGTACGCCTTCAAGTGTCACAGACTGAAGGAGAACAACATCGAGCAGATCTACCCGGTCAATGCCATTTCCTTTCACAACATCCACAACACATTTGCTACAGGTGGCTCTGATGGATTTGTAAACATTTGGGACCCATTTAACAAGAAGCGGCTGTGCCAGTTCCACCGGTACCCCACCAGCATTGCGTCTCTGGCCTTCAGTAACGACGGGACCACGCTCGCAATAGCATCATCGTATATGTATGAAATGGATGACACAGAACATCCCGAAGATGGTATCTTCATTCGCCAAGTGACAGATGCAGAAACAAAACCCAAGTCCACCTAATCATCTCGTGAAAGTGGTTTCTCTATGGCAAGCTTTGTTTTGCTTCCTACAAATACATACTCATCCCCTAAGGGATGCGTTGTAGTCATTGTGGACACCTTATTTAGTATGtggatttctctgttttctgtcttaaaaaaactTGTCCGTGTGCCCTTCCATGCTGACTTTGTGTAGGATGAGGAGTCTTTGTGTCCTTGGGTGATAGTCTGAAGAATTGTTTTTACCCCCAGAAAGCCCAGTTGCTGTTTCGGAGCAGCTTGAGCTCTTTTTGTAAAATAATCTAACCCTGTTATTGCTGTGCTGTCTAATAAATCAGAGATTCagaacccttaaaaaaaaaaaaaaagatcacgaTGGGAAGTACAATGTTTTCTCTGACTGGAGGAGTCAAAGTAGAGTTAACTAGGAATAGGGATCCCTGGATTCTAATTCCAACTCCGCCATTAACTTAACTGTAGGATTCTAGACAAATTGctaaggtggggggggggggggggttgataccaaagagacaaaaatctaATGGATAATTGGTCCAAACTACTTTAATTAGCCCCTAAAAGCCTAAGATTCTAAATTCCATGAAATCCATCTTTTTAGGCTCTGGAAGACAGAGGTAGAATAGAACATGTCTAAGATCTTTTTTGTGCCCCTCCAAATCAGCAAATATTATTGGCtgtttttttaacatgtttaatttatgtggaaaatgtATGTCATTCTCTTACAGATGTGAAAGAATGTAAGCTGTTAAAATTGAACACCTCCTCCATCTGAAGAAATGCattagaaaaagcatttttacCCTTAACCATAAAATAACCAGCgcgaatttttaaaaacataaaccagATGATACCAGAGCTCTGCTGTGATATCCTCTGATGCCAATCCCACTTCATACTCAATTCCATCAAACGGCCTGTGAGACCTATATGACCTGGCCCCGAACTTTCTATCCTCACTTCCTACCATCCTTCCCTTGTTCACCAAGCTCTAGGCACCATGACCTTGGGTCTAATCTTTGGATAAACCAAGTTCATTTCTATCCCAAAACCATTGTACCTGCCATTCCTTCTGCATTGAAAATTCTATCTTCCAAGTCTTCCCAGGCTGGCTTTTTCTTATCGTTCAGGTGTCAGCTCAAATATCGtcccctcttgattttggctcaggtcatgatctcaaggttgtgagaccaagccctgcatcaggctctatgctgacGTGgctggcttaagattctctctctccctctctcctgcccccctctaaaaaaaaaaacaatgaaataaaatagccacaatctataaaatatctatatacatatatctcaTCAAGATATTCCCTGACAACTCTATGTGAAGCAGCACCCTTCCCCAGCACTCTCTGgcccatttattttcttcatggtatCTACCACTGTATGAAGTTATGTGTTTACATGTTTCTTGTCTGTCTCCTTGCATTTGAAAGTAAACTCCAAGAAGTCAAGagctttttgtctctcttgttATTGGTAAATTCAAGAGCCCAAGATAGAACCTGACCCAAAATCTGGATTCAGTAAACACATGCTGAAGGAACAGATGGATAAGGGAAAGGTTCTATCCCTGTACAAAGGTATTTCTGATGTCTTTTAGAATTATAGAGGTTCTGGTGAGTAGAGagcacttctttttctcttcaaagcaTCCATTTTGTTCCCTTTTATGCCGTGAACTAGAAAACATTTGCCAGATTGATgcttggaaaatgaaaacagcactTCTGGCACAGAAATAACTAGTCTGGGCACCTCTGGCTTGAGCCAGATCTATGACTTTCTAGGGAGCTGGCACCAAAATCAGAATGTTAAAATAAACAGCTTTGATGTTGAAAGTGGAATATTGGTATTTTGACTCTGGAGAAACCAGTCCAAATCAATCTTAGCTCTTCACAAAATCTCAACAAAGTTAGTAACCCCATCACAACTGTATCAAAATGAAGTCAGTAGTCTTTCAAGAGTCATTTCTAGATTATCTAAAGAAGGAACTATCTTCCTCAAATGTATCTAGTGTaatcttcctttcattttcttcttgatacAATTCTCTTCTCTATTTACAATGAATCTTGCTTTCGGCCTTCTCATGAGTGTAAGTATCATCTACTCTGCTCCATTAAACTCTTACTTAGAAGTGAAAATACTGCCCCTTGCCCGCACTGAGTCTTTCTCTTCATGGAAATGAGTTTGCACTAAACCATGCAACACACCCATATGTCATGGCTGGTCCACATCTGGAACGGGGTCATGGGGCAaaatgttttctgtatataatatcgAAAGTTAAGAATCCTGACCTTGGCCTTCAAAGTAGCACACTGTGCACCCAAATGCAAATGTATTCTTAAGTTTGTAGGAATATTTCTTCATATTCTCCACTAGATTTAAGTGAATCTCTGGGAGTTGCGGGGGGAGTACATGCAAATCAACTCTGTTCCATCACCAATGTAACAAAAGAGTAGTTACACAAGCACACTAAAAATGCAGAAcgggggtcgcctgggtggctcagagggttaaagcctctgccttgggctcaggtcatgatcccagggtcctgggatggagccctgaatcgggttctctccttggtggggagcctgcttcctcctctctctctctgcctgcctctctgcctacttgtgatctctctctgtcgaataaataaataaaatctttaaaaaaaaaaaaatgcaggacgGCCCAAAGCAAAAGCCAGTGCTAGTCACAGTTTGCATTAGACAAGTCTCATAAttgctttaaagaagaaaaaaaaagtttaggagcgcctggctggctcagtcagcagagcgtGCGACTTGTGATCTAgagcttgtgagttcaagcttaTGTTaagcatagagcttactttaaaaaaatgttgaactaatggaaaattatgttttaaaatgtcaatttcatGAAATTACTCCATCGTCCACGGGAGTTCAATCCAAATAACTCAAAGTCGCATCTGAAATAACAGCTAACTCATTTCTTTACACTGAAAGCATATCATGAAGATGACATCTACCTGCACAAAAGAAATGGTATACGCATTCACGGACTGTTCCAAAcagatgaaaagcaaaaatagggtAGCTCTGTCCTACTCACCTTTCTTACTACAGAAGCTATTGCTGACATTCACCACATGcctactaggtgccaggcactggtgTAGGACCTTCCCATATACTATCTTACTTAATCTTCCTGACACCCAAACTTGTGAAGGAAGTACTACTgtcatctcattttacagatgaccaCATCCGAGCACAGAGAAGGTTAATCACTGACCCAAGATTACCCAGCTCCTAGGCAGAagaggattcaaacccaggcagcctAACTCGAAGCTCAAGCTCTTACCACAAGCCAGTAGCAAGCACGTGATACACATATGTGTTGAATTCACACCTTATAATTATTTGATCTACGACCTGTATAGtcagatacacattttaaaaatgcacacaacAAAAATCTACTCTTTGTTCCCATTCATCCAATTAGTAAAGGTATGATTAGGCACAGGCGACAGACTGTAAGCAATCTGAAGGCAGAATACTTGACAGTGCCCTACCAAAAGAACAGAGCCAGAGAATCTCAGATCA
This DNA window, taken from Lutra lutra chromosome 10, mLutLut1.2, whole genome shotgun sequence, encodes the following:
- the LOC125079977 gene encoding mitotic checkpoint protein BUB3-like; its protein translation is MTGSNEFKLNQPPEDGISSVKFSPNTSQFLLVSSWDTSVRLYDVPANSMRLKYQHTGAVLDCAFYDPTHAWSGGLDHQLKMHDLNTDQENLIGTHDAPIRCVEYCPEVNVMVTGSWDQTVKLWDPRTPCNAGTFSQPEKVYTLSVSGDRLIVGTAGRRVLVWDLRNTGYVQQRRESSLKYQTRCIRAFPNKQGYVLSSIEGRVAVEYLDPSPEVQKKKYAFKCHRLKENNIEQIYPVNAISFHNIHNTFATGGSDGFVNIWDPFNKKRLCQFHRYPTSIASLAFSNDGTTLAIASSYMYEMDDTEHPEDGIFIRQVTDAETKPKST